A section of the Brevinematales bacterium genome encodes:
- the purD gene encoding phosphoribosylamine--glycine ligase yields MNILIIGGGGRESAIAWAVSRSPLVRRVFISPGNGGTLKYGENVILPLEYPFDEVIEFCEDAEIDLVIVGPETPLVDGIVDCVRREGIRIFGPSQKAAQLEGSKAFMKEFLARNKIPTARFKIFDDAKEASDYVTRHNTPFVVKTDGLAAGKGAIVNKTVQETLDSINRILVKREFGDAGNSIIIEDLLDGDEISIFILTDGRDYKWLASAQDHKRIFDGDEGPNTGGMGAYAPVTFLDDKLKQLLDENIVAPTIEGMAREGNPYTGILYIGLMITRSGPSVLEYNVRLGDPEAQVVLPLIETDFLTAVWACLHEELGRLSLEYYDGYCTGVVAAAEGYPGKYRKGDPIAGDLSDEPDCQVFHAGTVSAPDGRIVTSGGRVLCVSARGETLEKSIARAYQKMKNIRFEGMFYRKDIGAKGLYSQPE; encoded by the coding sequence ATGAATATACTAATCATAGGCGGCGGCGGCCGCGAAAGCGCGATAGCATGGGCGGTCTCCCGCAGTCCGCTGGTACGGCGGGTCTTTATCTCGCCGGGTAACGGCGGGACGCTGAAGTACGGCGAAAATGTCATTCTGCCGCTCGAATACCCGTTCGACGAGGTGATCGAGTTCTGCGAGGACGCCGAGATCGACCTCGTCATCGTCGGGCCGGAAACCCCGTTAGTCGACGGGATAGTCGACTGCGTCCGCCGCGAGGGAATCCGCATCTTCGGGCCGTCGCAGAAAGCCGCGCAGCTCGAGGGCAGCAAGGCGTTTATGAAGGAATTCCTTGCGCGGAATAAAATTCCCACCGCGCGCTTCAAGATTTTCGACGACGCTAAAGAGGCGTCGGATTATGTCACCCGTCATAATACCCCGTTCGTCGTCAAGACCGACGGGCTCGCCGCCGGTAAGGGGGCGATCGTCAATAAGACGGTGCAGGAGACCCTCGATTCCATCAACCGCATCCTGGTCAAACGGGAGTTCGGCGACGCGGGAAACAGCATTATTATCGAGGACCTGCTCGACGGGGACGAAATCAGCATATTCATACTGACCGACGGGCGGGACTACAAGTGGCTCGCGTCCGCGCAGGATCATAAACGTATATTCGACGGGGACGAAGGCCCGAACACCGGCGGTATGGGCGCATACGCGCCTGTGACATTCCTCGACGATAAACTGAAACAGCTTCTCGACGAGAACATCGTCGCGCCGACTATCGAGGGTATGGCGCGCGAGGGAAACCCGTACACGGGTATCCTTTATATCGGCCTGATGATCACCCGGAGCGGCCCGTCGGTGCTGGAATACAATGTCCGGCTGGGCGACCCGGAGGCGCAGGTAGTCCTGCCGCTGATCGAGACCGATTTCCTGACCGCCGTGTGGGCATGCCTGCACGAGGAACTCGGGCGGCTGTCGCTGGAGTACTACGACGGGTACTGTACGGGAGTAGTCGCGGCGGCGGAAGGCTACCCCGGTAAGTATAGGAAGGGCGACCCCATCGCCGGCGATCTTTCCGACGAGCCGGACTGCCAGGTGTTCCATGCCGGAACCGTATCCGCGCCCGACGGGAGAATTGTCACAAGCGGGGGACGGGTACTTTGCGTATCCGCGCGCGGCGAAACGCTCGAAAAATCTATCGCGCGCGCCTATCAGAAAATGAAAAATATCCGTTTCGAGGGTATGTTCTATAGAAAGGATATAGGAGCGAAAGGATTGTACTCGCAGCCCGAATAA